One Chthonomonadales bacterium genomic window, CCGGGCAGGTAGGCGCGGGCGAGGCCGCGGCGCACCGCTTCCTCGGACACCGGGGTGCTCAGGGCGTCGAGCAGGGCCTCGCTGGCCGCGACAGCGCACGCGGCGTTCGGGAACTGGCAGCGGCCCGCCAGCCTCGGGTGCAGCTCGCGATAGCCGCCGCGCGGGGTGTGGACGGCCAGCCCCTCGCCCGCGGCCTCCCAGTGCACCACGCCGGCGTCCCCCGCGCTGGCGGGGCCAGCCGCCACGCGTATCAGCGGCGCGCGACGCTCGGCCGCCGTCGACTCGATGACGGCCAGCGCGCTCGGCTCGTCCGCCGCCGTGATCGTCAGGACGCCCGGCTTCACGATGCCCGCCTTCTCAGCGGCGATCTTCGCGTGCGTGTCACCGAGGATGTGGATGTGATCGAGCCCGATGTTCGTGATAACGCTGACGGAGGGCCGGACCACGTTGGTGGCGTCGAGGCGCCCGCCGATGCCAACCTCGATCGCCGCGGCGTCGACCGGACGCTCCGCGAAGTGCAGGAAGCCGACCGCCGTCTTCAGCTCGAACTCGGTCGTGCTGCCGCCGCCGGCGCTCGCCACGGCGGCGATGTGCGGGGCGATGCGCGTGACCAGGTCGGCGAAGTCCGACGGAGCGATCATCTCGCCGTCCACCTGGACGCGCTCACGGACATCGTAGACGTACGGAGAGAAGTAGCCGCCCACGCTGTGGCCGTGCTCGTGCACGATGGCGGCGATCATCGCGGTGGTCGAGCCCTTGCCCTTGGTGCCCGCCACATGGGCCACGGGGTAGCGAAGGTGTGGGCCGCCCAGGCGCTCCAGCAGTGCGGCGAAGCGCTCTATACCGAGCTTCACGCCGTGGCGGCGCAGCCCCTCCATATATGCGAGCGCTTCCTCGTATGTCATCGCTGAGTGCTCCGGCGGTGAGGTCGACGTAGAGTACCAGAGCCCGCGCGCGCCTGTCAACGCGCCCAGGCGCGCCGCGCCGCGCGGGCGGGAGGGACGTACATGCCGGTCCGGTTCGGAATCCTGGGCGTGAGCTGGTGGACGAAGGTCGTGTGGCCGGGGTTCGCGGCGGCGGAGGAGGCCGAGGTTACCTGGGTGGCCTCGCGCACGGAGGCGAACGCGCGGGAGTTCGCCGCCGAGCACGGAATCCCGCGCTGGACGGGCGACTACGACGCCGTGCTAGAGGCTCCAGACGTTGATGCCGTGTTCGTTGGCGTGCCGAACCACCTGCACCACGCGATCGCGATGCGCTCCCTCGATCGCGGCAAGCACGTTCTGCAGGAGAAGCCGATGGCGCTGACGGCCGAGGAGGCGGCCGCTCAGGCGCGGCGTGCGCGCGAGCTTGGCCTGGTGCTTGGGGTCGACCAGGAGACGCGGCTCGCCGAGGGCGTCCGCGACCTGCCGGGGCTGATCGCCGATCGGGTCGGTCCTCTGCGCAAGGTGCTCGTCGGGCTCACGCTCTCCGGCGGCGCGTGGGGCGGGTGGCGGGGTGACCCGGCGCTCTCGGGCGGCACCCCGCTCGAGATGGTGATCCACCAACTCGACCTGGCGCGCTGGCTCTTCGGGAGAGACCCCGTTCGCGTCTTCGCGCACGGAGGCGATGTCGCCGGCCAGGACCTGACGGTGTTGATCGACTTCGGCGAGGGCGACTCGGCCATCATCGACGTCTGCTGGCGATGCATTGGCTTCCGCCAGAGGATCGAGTGCTACGGCGAGCGCGGCTACGTGGTGCAGGACATCGGGATGCCGGACGGGTCCGGGTGGCAGACGGTTGCCACGGCCGGAGGCGCCGAGCGGCGCAAGGTCGCGTTCGCCGTGCAGGGGCCGGCCACGTTCGCGCGCCTGGTGCGCGGCTTCTGCGGCGCCGTGGCGCGGGGCGAGCCGCTGCCGGTAGCTGCCGAGGACGGCGTGTGGGCCGTGCGCATCGGCGTGGCTGCGCGCAACTCGCTGCGCCGTGGCGAGTGGGTTAGGCCGTGAGCGCCGGCCGCGCGCGGCGCGGGGTCGCGTGGCTCCGTGCGGGCTGGGCTGCCTGCGGCGCCGCGCTGCTCGTCGTGCTCGCGTGGAGCGCGGCGATCGGCCGATCGTCGCGCCCGACGCTGGACTGGCAGCCCGACCTCCCGGCCGCGCTGAGGCTGGCCGGCGCGGCCCGCCTGCCCGTGCTGGTCGTCTTCGGCGCGGACTGGTGCCCCGGCTGCGGCGAGCTCGAGCGCCGCGTGCTGCCAACCGCCCGGGTCCGGCGCGCCGCGCGCGGAGTGGCCTGCGCAAAGGTCGATGTCGACCGCGACGCGGAGGCCGCCCGCCGCCATCTAGTCGACCGCCTGCCAACGGTACTGGTGCTGGATGCCGGCGGTGAGGAGGTCTGGCGCCATGCCGGGGTCCCGCGCGCCGATGATCTGGCCAGCGCGCTCGAGCGGGCACGCACCGGGCACCGTGCGCCGCCCGACGCAGCGGCCGCGCGGTAACGCGCGGCCGCCTGAGGTGCGTATTAGCGATGGATGGCTTGGAGGCTCAGTCGCGGAAGTCGGAGAAGGCAGGCAGATAGTCGCGCCACACCTCGTTCTTGCGCCCGACCAGGTACTTCGTCAGGCTGATGTACGGCACGTACCGGGGCCTCTTCGGGGGCCTGACGAGCTTCATGCTGATCTGGTGCAGGAGCTTGTCGCTTTTCCTCATGTTACACCGACGACAGGCCGTCACCAGGTTGTCCCACGCCGTGACACCGCCTAGCCGTCTGGGCACGACGTGATCGATGGTAAGGTCCTTGGCCATCTGCCCGCAATACTGGCACATGTAGCCGTCCCGCGCGAACACCGTCCGGCGCGAGAGCCTCAGTTCGGGAAGAGGCCTTCTGACGTGGTGGCGAAGCCTAACCACCGACGGGAGCGGGAACTCGCACGCGAGCGCGGCGAGCGAGGACGCGTGCGCGTGGAGCACCTCCGCCTTTCCCATATAGACCATCACGAGCGCTCGTCGAACATGACACACGTTGAGAGGCTCAAAGTCGCTGTTGAGCACGAGCACTTCCTGGTTCATGTGCTTTCCCGATAGCTGAACGCACAGTCGCGCGGGTCACGGCGCCGGCAAAACAAAACCCGCCCCGGGCCGGCAGGCACAGAGCGGGTTCAGGCGCCACGCGCAGGGTGGAATAGGGCGTACTGGTGAAGGCATTGCCGAGCATCGATCGATCGCGACAGACGTTGCATGGCCTGGGGGCAGGGAGTTTGCTGCCGCCCGATCGCCGCACCCTCGCCCCCTGTGTCCGCCGGTATCCGGCGCATGAGACTGGTCACGCTAGACCCCCGTCGATGCCTGGATCGATTGAGCGAATCCGGTAGTAATTATAGCGAACAGGTGTGCTCGTGTCAAGCCGCGTTACGGCCGACCTCGGCCCTTGCGGGGCTCTCGATTGACAACGCCGATCCCCCCGCGATATACTACATGGCGTCAGCGGGGCCGGCCACCGGGCCGCCGCTTTTTTTGCGTGGCGCGTCCACTCACCCAAGGAGGTCTCCTCTATGGCTGCTGCCGTCAGCATCCAGGGCCTTACAAAGAAATACCTCGACGTCTTCAGCAAGACCGAGATCACCGCGGTCGACCAGTTGAGCCTCGACGTTGAGGAGGGCGAGATCTTCGGTTTCCTCGGGCGGAACGGCGCCGGCAAGACCACCACCATCAAGATGCTCCTCGGCCTCATCTTCGCCACCGAAGGCACCGCCACCGTCCTTGGCAAGCCCATCGGAGACATCGACGTCAAGGCGCAGATCAGCTACCTCCCCGAGGAGGCCTACTTCTACGAGTCGATGAGCGGTTGGGACATCCTGGACTTCTACGGTCGCCTCTTCCGCATTTCCGAGCCGACGCGCTCCGAGCGGATCAAGAAGGCACTGGACGACGTCTACCTGGACCCCAAGGCCTGGCGGCGCCCACTGCGTGGTTACTCGAAAGGCATGCGCCAGCGCATCGGCATCGCGCAGGCCCTGATCAACGACCCCAAGCTGCTCCTCCTCGACGAGCCGACCTCCGGGCTGGACCCGATCGCCCACGCCGAGCTTCGCGACATCGTCGCCAACGTCGGGCGCCAGGGCAAGACGGTGTTCCTCAGCTCCCATCAGCTTCCCGACGTCGAGCTCGTTTGCTCGCGCGTCTCGATCATCCACCACGGCAAGCTGCTGGCGGTCGGCAAGATCAGCGAGTTGACCGCTGGCGATAAGGTGGAGATCCGGGCATCCGGCGTGACCAACGGCGTTGTCGAGCAGATTCGGGGCATCGCGGGGCCCGTCGAGCAGCGCGATGGCCAGATCCGCATCGCCTCGGCCGATCCAGAGCATGTGAGCGGCGTGATCGACCTGGTGCGCGGCGCCAAGGGCAGCGTGCTGGCCGTCGTACCGCACAAGCGGACCCTTGAGGAAGTCTTCGTCGACGTCGTCATGAAGGCAGGAGGTGAGTAGGCGTGGTAACGCTGGCAATCGCCAAACAGACGCTTGAGGACATGCTGCGGCGCAAGATCCTCCTGGTGCTGCTGATCGTCGCCGTGGGCATGATCGCCCTCGGGCCGTCGGTGGGCTTCCTGAGCCCGCGCGAGAGCTCCGCCGTGCTCCGCAGCCTCGGGTTGGCCGTCATCCTGCTTGCTGGACTGCTCATCACCATCATCGCCGGTATCCAGGTGATCCCCACGGAGATCGAGCGACGGACCATCTACACGGTGCTGTCGAAGCCCGTGCAACGGTATGAGTTTGTGCTGGGCAAGTTTCTGGGCGGCCTCGCCACGGTGTTCGTGATGATCGTTGCCATGGGCGCGGTGTTTCTGGGCGTGCTGGCGTTCCAGGAGAAGTCGTTCTCCCCGGAGATGGCCAAGGGCGTCGTGATGACGTTCTTTCAGATGACACTGCTGGGGGCGCTCGCGATCTTCTTCAGCACATTCGCCACCCCCGTTGTGAACTTCTTCATGTCGTTCGGGCTGTTCATCGTTGGCAATCTGTCGACCGTCACGGAGTCGCTGCTGACGAACAAGAACCCATTCACGCGGATCCTGGCAACCGGAATCCACTATGTGATCCCGAACTTCGGGAACTTCAATATGCAGAACAAGCTGATCCACCCTCAGGTCACGATCACGAACGAGAACGTCTTCATCATGCAGAATGTCGTATACGCGGTGATCTACTCCTGCGTGCTCCTCGTCCTCGCGATTCTGATCTTTGACCGGCGCGAGGTCTAGGAGGGCCGCATGAGCCATTCACTGCGACGCAGCCTGGCGGCCGCCATCATCCCCCTCATGGTGGTGGTAGCGCTGCTTCAGAGCCGCATCGACCCCACGGTGCGCGAGCTCAACCGGGGGCAGAAGAGCGGGCTCGTCGGTCTGTCCAACGAGTTCGTGCTCGGGCCGCTGCTCGGTATGCAGCAGGCCGTCGCCGGCCTGCTCTGGGTCCGCGCCGACGAGTTCTTTCACTCGGGCGACTACGACGCGATTCTGCCCATCGTACGCATGGTGACGTGGCTCGACCCGCACCAGCTCGACGTCTACATCACGGGGGCCTGGCATCTCGCCTACAACTTCACCGACTCCAACGAGCGCAGCGACCGCCGCTACATCCCGGCCGCCCAGAAGCTGCTGGAAGAGGGCGACGCCAACAATCCCCAGGTGTACGACATCGCCTTCGAACTCGGCTGGCAGAACACGGACAAGATCAAGAACTACGACCGGGCCGAGCACTGGTTCGAGGTCTGCACGCGCCGCAAGGCCGCCGACGACACCGGCCGCTTCAACAAGCCCGTCCCGATGTTCGTGTGGCATCAGCTCGCGCACGCGCTCGCCCGCCAGGGCCGGATCGACGATAGCGTGGAGGTCTGGAAGCGATCCCTGGCGATGACCGAGGACAAGCTCAAGGCCAACCCGAAGGACTTCTCGCTGCGCAACGTGCGCGACAGTGAGCGGCATAACCTGGAGCTCACGCTCAAGCGAGAGTTCAGCCGCTACACGCATCAGATCGACTGGGAGCTGGACAGGAAGAGCGGCGCGACAGTCGACTACGCCACCGGTGTCCCATCGCCGCGTGACATCTACATATTCCTGTCTTCGTCGGATGTCGCCAGGCGCGCGGCCGCCTTCCGCGCGGCAGGCGAGCCGGTGCCGCCGATGGCCGTAGGGCAGCCCCAGCCGCCGGCCATCGACCCGAAGTGGGACACGGCCTTCAACGTGCGGCCCGAGTTCATCGCGCCGAAGGTACTGATGCCGCACGGCCAGTTCAACGTGGGCGACGGCGCGCGCGTGACGATCCGGCTCCAGGACGAGGGCTGGCGCGAGAAGCAGCTCAAGGAGTTCTCCTTCAACGTCGATCAATCGCAGACCATCATGCAGGACCAGCACTCCGTGCGGGCCGCGACGTGGGGGCGCAAGATCGATATGAGCAAGGACCCCAAGATGTACAGCTTCAGCAGCCCGACCTACTTCCTGATCTTCGAGTTCAACCCGCGGGGCACGTCGCCGTTCATCCAGGACCGCTTCGGCTGGAGCGGCGAGGGGATGACCGACAAGCACTACCTCTGGGTGGACGAGTCGGTCAGCCCGCCGATGCGTGTGATCCGCAAGATCTACCGGATCACACGCAACCAGGTGCTCGGGACCGACCCGATCACGGAGGCGGACGTGGTGCCGAACGCGGAGTACGCGCGGATCCAGGGGCAAAAGGGGGAGTCCGGAAGCTGAGGCCGGCCGCGTAGCGGGCGCCGCGGGTAGACGCTCGCCCGCAGCCCTTCGTCGTGCCACGGCCGGCGCGCGCCGTGATCCGCGATCGTTGAGAGGATTCCCGGAGGGCTCCGTATAAAGGAACTGTGATCGTGCTAGATGGGGAGCTAGCGGTGCCCTGTACCCGCAATCCGCTATAGCGGGGTCGAACTCCCTGCTCCCGGTGTGGTCTCATTCCGGTTCAACAACCCGAGGCGGTGTTGATGGGCGGGCTCCGCGCATCGGACGGCGTTCGAACCGTGTCAGGGCCGGAAGGCAGCAGCACTAAGGACGACCGTTCGAGTGCCGCGTGACCACCTGGCCGGAGCCGTTACGGACTGCTTCCGGGCGTGAGGCGCATCAAAAGCGGGGTGCACGATCCTCTTCTTTCGTGGAGATCGGGTGCAAGACGCCTCGCCGGCGCGCCCACGCTGACGCCGGCGTCTCGCCTTGCACCCTTTCCGCCATGGCCTACCTAGCCCTCTATCGCAAGTACCGGTCGCAGTCCTTCGACGAGTTGATCGGCCAGCAGCACGTGACCACCGTGCTGCGCAACGCCCTGCGGCTCGGTCGGGTTGCCCACGCCTACCTGTTCTGCGGACCGCGCGGCTGCGGCAAGACCTCGACCGCCCGCCTTCTGGCGCGCGCCCTCAACTGCCTGGCCGCGCCCGGCCCCACCGAAGCGCCCTGCGGAGCGTGCGAGATGTGCGCGCGCATTCGCGAGGGCAGCGCGATTGACGTGATCGAGATGGACGCCGCCTCCGAGACCGGCATCGACGACGTCCGCGAAAAGATCATTGAGAACGCGAAGTACTCGCCGGCCGAGGCGCGCTTTAAGGTCTACATCATCGACGAGGTGCACGACCTCTCGCAGAAGGCGTTCGACTCGCTGCTGAAGACCATCGAGGAGCCGCCGGCGCACGTGGTCTTTGTGCTGGCGACCACCGAGGCCCACAAGGTGCCCGTCACCGTCCGCTCACGCTGCCAGCGCATGGACTTCCGGCGTGGTACGCTTGCGGACCTGGTAGCCAACATCGCGCGCGTGCTCGACGCGGAGGGCCTGCCCTATGAGCCGGCGGCCCTCGGCGCGGTCGCGCGCGCGGCCGAGGGCAGCTTCCGCGACTCGCTGAGCCTGCTGGAGCAGGTCCTGGCCTACGCCGACGGCCGCCTCACGGCCGAGGCCGTGCATGCCGCGATTGGCTCCGTCGGCCCGGAGGTGCTGGACGATCTCACCTGCGCGCTGGCATCCGACGAGATGTCGGCGGCGCTGTCTCGCGCCGCCGACATCGTCGAGTCCGGCAAGGATGTCCGGCAGGTGCTTGCAGGTCTCCAGTCCCACCTGCGCGACGTGCTGGTGGCCAGCTTCTGCGCTAGCCCGGCAGGCATGCCCGACGTGTCTGCCGAGCGTTTCGAGCAGCTTGCCCGGCAGGCGCGCCTGTTCAGCGCGGACCAGCTCCTCGGCATGCTGGACGTGCTGGCTTCCGCGGAGCGCGACCTGCGGCACACAAGCATGCAGCGCCTGCTGCTGGAGCGCGCGCTCTGGAGCGCGCTGCCCTCGCGCCTGGCCGCGCGCGCCGAGCGAGCGCCGAGCGAGCGAGCGCCTGCGTCGCCGCCGGCTTCGCGGCCGGCGAATGCCGGCGCCCCTCCCACGCCGTCCGCGTGGTCGACTGCTGGCGAACGTGCGCCGGGGATCGAGCCGCCGCCGCGCGCCACCCGCGCGGGCGCGGCGGCCAGGGCCGAGGGCGCCCCGGTCCCGCCCCCCGCCGGCCGCTTCGCGCCTCCAGTCGATCTGGAGGTGGTGCGCCGTGTCTGGCCGCGTGTACGCTCGCGCGTCACCCAGAGCTTCCGCGCTGCCGGCGCCATCTTCGGCGAGGAGCAGGTGGTCGCGATCGAGGGCAGCCAGGTCGTGGTCGCGTTCCCCAACGAGTTCGTGCGGAGCCGCGCGGACAAGCCTCGCGCGAAGGCCGTCCTGCAGGAGGTGCTCTGCGAGGAGCTCGGGGCTCCAGGCTATCGCGTGCGGTGTGAGCTTCTGCAGCCGGGATCCCAGGCCCCTCCCGCGCCCTCGGCCGCCCTCGGGCCGCTGGATCTGGGGTCCGAGCCCGAGCCGCTACCCGAGCCCGTCGTGCCGACGGCCCCCATGTCGGCGGCGCAGGGCGCGGCGCCGGCAGGCGCCGATGAGGCGGCGCGACGCACCGGGGGCGACCGCGCCGACGAGGAGTTCCTGACCCTCGTGATGGACGAGTTCAACGGCAGGATCGTCGACGACTAGCGATGGCATCGGGGCCCGCCGGGCAGCCGGCGCGCCGGCAGGATGGGAGGCAATCGGCATGGGCAAGGGATTCGGCGGCCGCGGCGGCTTCGGCGGCATGGGCGACATCGCCAAGCTGATGAAGCAGGCCCAAAAGGTGCAGGAGGACATGCTCGAGGCCCAGGAGGCGCTCCAGGAGGAGCGCGTCGAGGCGACCTCCGGCGGCGGCGCGGTCAAGGCGATCGTAAATGGGAAGGGGCGGCTCGTCTCCGTCGAGATCAAGCCGGAGGCCGTCGATCCCGAGGACGTCGAGATGCTTCAGGACCTGCTCGTCACGGCGATACGGGAAGCCGAGGAGAAGGCGGAGGAGGTCGAGCTGGAGCGCATGAAGGGGCTGACCGGGGGCATGGGCCTGCCGCCGGGCCTCTTCTGAGCCCGCCGTCACCTGCACATGCCTGCTCGCCCGGCCCCGGCGCCGGGGCCGGGCGAGCAGGCGTCACTTCTCGGCGATCAGTGCGTGGTAGCGCCCAAGCCAGTAGGGGAGCAGCCAGGCCGCGCCGTCCTCTTCGCTCGTGCCATTGCCGCCGCCGTCCGGCTGCCAGGGGTTGGTTGCCCAGCGCATCAGGCGGCGCTCACTGGCCGGCAGCACGCGGTCGGTCTCCGTGTGGGCCACCCCGAGCCCCGAGCGGAGCGTGATGTCGGTGCGCTGTGTGTTGCGGATCTCCCAGTTGACGAGCTCCCAGGGCCAGTCGCGCAGCGTCTCGACGGCGGCCTGTGCGCGGCATGGCCGGCCGGTGGTTGCGCCGAAGATGAAGCTGTAGAACGGGCCGTTCTCCTCCTGCAGGCCCGCCGTGATGGGACCCCCATCCCACGTCCCCGCGATGCTCGCCTCGAGCACGGCCCGGCGCCGGGGGTCGCGCTCCAGCATGAGCAGCGGGTAGTACACGCAGTAGGCGAGCTCGTCGTCGGAGTGGTTGATGGCGTACCACGGCGCGTTGCGGCGGTAAGCAAGCGTGTTGATCAGGTAGTGGTGGTTGGTGATCAGGTCGTTGTACGCGTCCAGGTACCGCCGATCGCCGCAGATGTGGTGCGCCACCCGCAGGTAGCAAAGCATCTCGATGGAGTTGAGGCCCCGCTCGTCAACCCACGTGGGGTCCTCGTTGAGGTACTGGGGCCCGAAGACGCCCCACCGGGTCTTTCGCCCCGTGTGGCCGATGAGCGTGTAGCCGTGACTCAGCAGGTTGTCCGTCACGGCCGCCACCACGGCCCGCAGCTCCTTGCGCTCCGCCTCATCCGCCACGAGCTCGTCAAACACGTACCAGGCGAAGTAGTGCCCGTCAAGCTCGTCCGAGGAGGTATCGCCTTTCGCCAGCACGTCGGGGTGGGTCGGCGAGGTGTACCATATCTTGTCTGTCTCGCCCGGCGCGCGCACCGTCTCGTTCGGGTCATACCCGGTCACGGTCTCGCCCTTGCGGATGATCGCGCGGGCGGGGAACCCGGGGTAGCCGCTCAGGCGGACAAGGTCGAGCAGGGCGTTCATGCCGCGGACGGCGCGGGCGCGCGCCTCTGGCTCGCGCGTGGCGGCGTAGCGGAACGACTCGGCGGCGACGTAGATGGCCGTCCAAAGGCCGTCGTTGTCGCTCGCCTCGGGGATGTGGCCCATCTCGGGCTTGCCGGCCACCTTGAGCCCCGCGCCAGTGATCCAACCCCCGCGGTCGTGGCGCTTCTGCGTGAGCTCCTCGTAGTGGCGCGCCTTATCGGCCAGGGTGATGGAGCGCTCGCCGATCTCGGCAACGCCTCCGTCGGTCGCCAGCCACGCCGTCCCATCGGGCCCCACGGCGATGTCGCGCACCTCGTTCCCGGGCAGCCAGCGCCGGCCCCAGAAATAGCGCCAGGAGCCGTTGCGGAGGCGCCATGCCCCTTGCGTCGTGCCGCCCCAGACATCGCCGTTCGGCGCGA contains:
- a CDS encoding bifunctional folylpolyglutamate synthase/dihydrofolate synthase yields the protein MTYEEALAYMEGLRRHGVKLGIERFAALLERLGGPHLRYPVAHVAGTKGKGSTTAMIAAIVHEHGHSVGGYFSPYVYDVRERVQVDGEMIAPSDFADLVTRIAPHIAAVASAGGGSTTEFELKTAVGFLHFAERPVDAAAIEVGIGGRLDATNVVRPSVSVITNIGLDHIHILGDTHAKIAAEKAGIVKPGVLTITAADEPSALAVIESTAAERRAPLIRVAAGPASAGDAGVVHWEAAGEGLAVHTPRGGYRELHPRLAGRCQFPNAACAVAASEALLDALSTPVSEEAVRRGLARAYLPGRIEIIRRKPTVLLDGAHNELAARALAAEILAIAHRRLHLVIGMVAGHGPECVVDALAPLATRVLATRPTWVRGQPAERIAEAALRHCTDVRIVTPPLDAALEALDGAAPDDLVVVTGSFYTVGDVPPRLLLAGRVPATPR
- a CDS encoding Gfo/Idh/MocA family oxidoreductase gives rise to the protein MPVRFGILGVSWWTKVVWPGFAAAEEAEVTWVASRTEANAREFAAEHGIPRWTGDYDAVLEAPDVDAVFVGVPNHLHHAIAMRSLDRGKHVLQEKPMALTAEEAAAQARRARELGLVLGVDQETRLAEGVRDLPGLIADRVGPLRKVLVGLTLSGGAWGGWRGDPALSGGTPLEMVIHQLDLARWLFGRDPVRVFAHGGDVAGQDLTVLIDFGEGDSAIIDVCWRCIGFRQRIECYGERGYVVQDIGMPDGSGWQTVATAGGAERRKVAFAVQGPATFARLVRGFCGAVARGEPLPVAAEDGVWAVRIGVAARNSLRRGEWVRP
- a CDS encoding thioredoxin family protein, with the translated sequence MSAGRARRGVAWLRAGWAACGAALLVVLAWSAAIGRSSRPTLDWQPDLPAALRLAGAARLPVLVVFGADWCPGCGELERRVLPTARVRRAARGVACAKVDVDRDAEAARRHLVDRLPTVLVLDAGGEEVWRHAGVPRADDLASALERARTGHRAPPDAAAAR
- a CDS encoding HNH endonuclease, whose translation is MNQEVLVLNSDFEPLNVCHVRRALVMVYMGKAEVLHAHASSLAALACEFPLPSVVRLRHHVRRPLPELRLSRRTVFARDGYMCQYCGQMAKDLTIDHVVPRRLGGVTAWDNLVTACRRCNMRKSDKLLHQISMKLVRPPKRPRYVPYISLTKYLVGRKNEVWRDYLPAFSDFRD
- a CDS encoding ABC transporter ATP-binding protein; the encoded protein is MAAAVSIQGLTKKYLDVFSKTEITAVDQLSLDVEEGEIFGFLGRNGAGKTTTIKMLLGLIFATEGTATVLGKPIGDIDVKAQISYLPEEAYFYESMSGWDILDFYGRLFRISEPTRSERIKKALDDVYLDPKAWRRPLRGYSKGMRQRIGIAQALINDPKLLLLDEPTSGLDPIAHAELRDIVANVGRQGKTVFLSSHQLPDVELVCSRVSIIHHGKLLAVGKISELTAGDKVEIRASGVTNGVVEQIRGIAGPVEQRDGQIRIASADPEHVSGVIDLVRGAKGSVLAVVPHKRTLEEVFVDVVMKAGGE
- a CDS encoding ABC transporter permease subunit encodes the protein MVTLAIAKQTLEDMLRRKILLVLLIVAVGMIALGPSVGFLSPRESSAVLRSLGLAVILLAGLLITIIAGIQVIPTEIERRTIYTVLSKPVQRYEFVLGKFLGGLATVFVMIVAMGAVFLGVLAFQEKSFSPEMAKGVVMTFFQMTLLGALAIFFSTFATPVVNFFMSFGLFIVGNLSTVTESLLTNKNPFTRILATGIHYVIPNFGNFNMQNKLIHPQVTITNENVFIMQNVVYAVIYSCVLLVLAILIFDRREV
- the dnaX gene encoding DNA polymerase III subunit gamma/tau gives rise to the protein MAYLALYRKYRSQSFDELIGQQHVTTVLRNALRLGRVAHAYLFCGPRGCGKTSTARLLARALNCLAAPGPTEAPCGACEMCARIREGSAIDVIEMDAASETGIDDVREKIIENAKYSPAEARFKVYIIDEVHDLSQKAFDSLLKTIEEPPAHVVFVLATTEAHKVPVTVRSRCQRMDFRRGTLADLVANIARVLDAEGLPYEPAALGAVARAAEGSFRDSLSLLEQVLAYADGRLTAEAVHAAIGSVGPEVLDDLTCALASDEMSAALSRAADIVESGKDVRQVLAGLQSHLRDVLVASFCASPAGMPDVSAERFEQLARQARLFSADQLLGMLDVLASAERDLRHTSMQRLLLERALWSALPSRLAARAERAPSERAPASPPASRPANAGAPPTPSAWSTAGERAPGIEPPPRATRAGAAARAEGAPVPPPAGRFAPPVDLEVVRRVWPRVRSRVTQSFRAAGAIFGEEQVVAIEGSQVVVAFPNEFVRSRADKPRAKAVLQEVLCEELGAPGYRVRCELLQPGSQAPPAPSAALGPLDLGSEPEPLPEPVVPTAPMSAAQGAAPAGADEAARRTGGDRADEEFLTLVMDEFNGRIVDD
- a CDS encoding YbaB/EbfC family nucleoid-associated protein, with amino-acid sequence MGKGFGGRGGFGGMGDIAKLMKQAQKVQEDMLEAQEALQEERVEATSGGGAVKAIVNGKGRLVSVEIKPEAVDPEDVEMLQDLLVTAIREAEEKAEEVELERMKGLTGGMGLPPGLF